In Campylobacter sp. 2014D-0216, the following proteins share a genomic window:
- a CDS encoding nucleoside hydrolase produces the protein MRLILDTDIGNGIAGANTDDGLALGLILASKEIKLEMISTLSGNVQALTAYSVAKDLLDKLNLDIPLYLGVHEALCEDSHFWRQRLDKSVEEFKLTHLWDHIKPINILENINPNACMKMGELIMQNPGEISICAIGPLTNIAIAMKLFKDFDKNVKEIFIMGGSFDMPYHIKDTNFGFDPEAASIVLNSRAKITLVPYNATMQTMLTHEDLNALENQNPLCDFLVQTLRIWIDYASKTRGTNGTWIHDALTIAYMLDPDLANFDEYLVDVICDSTFARGSTIRCLKDAKMPIKNHELKNTIKVLKDIDNTRLLNLLKSRLSNGICYENYKSITT, from the coding sequence ATACGCCTTATTTTAGACACTGATATAGGCAATGGCATAGCAGGAGCTAATACCGATGATGGTTTAGCCCTTGGACTTATTTTAGCCTCCAAAGAAATCAAACTTGAAATGATTAGCACTTTAAGCGGTAATGTGCAGGCTTTAACCGCTTATAGTGTTGCTAAAGATTTATTAGACAAGCTTAATCTAGACATACCCTTGTATTTGGGTGTCCATGAGGCCTTGTGCGAAGATAGTCATTTTTGGAGACAAAGACTAGATAAAAGCGTAGAAGAGTTTAAACTTACTCATCTTTGGGATCATATAAAACCTATAAACATCTTAGAAAACATAAATCCAAATGCTTGCATGAAAATGGGTGAGCTTATTATGCAAAATCCAGGTGAAATTTCAATTTGCGCTATAGGACCTTTAACAAATATAGCCATAGCGATGAAACTTTTTAAAGATTTTGATAAAAATGTGAAAGAAATTTTTATCATGGGTGGAAGTTTTGATATGCCTTATCATATCAAAGATACAAATTTTGGCTTTGATCCCGAAGCTGCTAGTATAGTTTTAAACTCAAGAGCTAAGATCACACTTGTTCCTTATAATGCAACAATGCAAACTATGCTCACACATGAAGATTTAAATGCTTTAGAAAACCAAAATCCTCTTTGTGATTTTTTAGTACAGACTTTAAGAATTTGGATTGACTATGCAAGCAAAACAAGAGGTACAAATGGCACATGGATACATGATGCACTGACTATTGCTTATATGCTTGATCCCGATTTAGCAAATTTTGATGAGTATTTAGTAGATGTCATTTGTGATAGTACTTTTGCTAGAGGAAGCACGATAAGATGTTTAAAAGATGCTAAAATGCCAATAAAAAATCATGAATTAAAAAACACCATAAAAGTTTTAAAAGATATTGATAATACTAGACTTTTAAATCTTTTAAAATCAAGGCTTTCAAATGGAATTTGCTATGAAAATTACAAAAGCATAACGACTTAA
- a CDS encoding YqaA family protein, with the protein MFDFLYNDISYIGLFIVCFLSSTLLPMASEAFVLALVKLDFNICMILFVASLGNTLGSLSTYALAYFGKSQILEKYFKSSLQKLEKINANFKKFGSLYAFFTFLPIVGDLFALGLGFAKYSFFKASIFIALGKLSRYAFVIFIANSI; encoded by the coding sequence GTGTTTGATTTTTTATATAATGACATAAGCTATATAGGGCTTTTTATAGTATGTTTTCTCTCTAGTACACTTTTGCCTATGGCAAGTGAGGCTTTTGTGCTTGCCCTTGTGAAATTAGATTTTAACATTTGTATGATTTTATTTGTTGCAAGTTTGGGAAATACTTTGGGTAGCTTGAGTACTTATGCGTTAGCTTATTTTGGAAAGAGCCAAATTTTAGAAAAATATTTTAAAAGTTCTTTGCAGAAATTAGAAAAAATCAATGCAAACTTTAAAAAATTTGGCTCTTTGTATGCTTTTTTTACTTTTTTACCTATAGTAGGGGATCTTTTCGCGCTAGGGCTTGGATTTGCTAAGTATTCTTTTTTTAAAGCAAGTATTTTTATAGCCTTGGGTAAATTAAGTCGTTATGCTTTTGTAATTTTCATAGCAAATTCCATTTGA
- a CDS encoding disulfide bond formation protein B: MDSLNKNDQYFYFFMASAVLLILAIPVGFANIYLGYIHNESPCTLCWFERIGMIVIGVLGMLMLRYGPQMKYIVCVFLFASYGIYMGIRHTASWWQRDIGIGLGDKLVGAHTYTWAVVVYWCVIVVMGFALLFIRKNSSMMRDLADKEIKIKPLNTYAKVVIVISFLVVCSNAFQALIINGLPPYTGKSNPDRLTFDMNIMTKTWTTDVWSRLTKFSLLGKNIPEEVFIKDLSEPKKLEFERNASLGAFEISKSIDLIKVQEILIPELNRFKHINAIAYNKNNDEFALVSNEMAVSYTKDFNTSTGFVLFDKTNGNDMRYIVDATFIGNKFIIGAANKTFTGTEKTNAPIDEMLEWQAFKETSKGISPAFFTKKKGEWYEPSRKYILTIRSKQNYVHSYASDGDFMYLITVPNQFSKKLILSYTSTKDYLLSGEKILGVGENLKLKKGRDIHDYYIVGADISQDKMLALSLRYSTLLVIDYHNAKIIDAYEIKNLDNPKSLAVKNDTIYILDRTNDQKDVIKIYKNPL; the protein is encoded by the coding sequence ATGGATAGTTTAAACAAAAACGATCAGTATTTTTATTTTTTTATGGCAAGTGCTGTTTTACTTATTTTAGCTATACCTGTAGGCTTTGCAAATATTTATTTGGGTTATATTCACAACGAATCTCCTTGCACACTTTGTTGGTTTGAACGCATTGGAATGATAGTTATTGGTGTTCTTGGAATGCTTATGTTACGCTATGGTCCGCAAATGAAGTATATTGTTTGTGTATTTTTATTTGCTAGTTATGGAATTTACATGGGAATTCGCCACACAGCTAGCTGGTGGCAAAGAGATATTGGCATAGGCTTAGGAGATAAATTAGTCGGAGCGCATACTTATACTTGGGCTGTAGTTGTATACTGGTGTGTTATAGTGGTAATGGGATTTGCTTTACTTTTTATAAGAAAAAATAGCTCTATGATGAGAGATCTTGCAGATAAAGAAATCAAAATTAAGCCATTAAACACTTATGCAAAAGTTGTTATTGTTATATCATTTCTTGTTGTTTGCTCTAATGCCTTCCAAGCTTTGATCATCAATGGTTTACCACCCTATACAGGAAAATCCAACCCCGATCGTTTAACATTTGATATGAATATCATGACTAAAACTTGGACTACAGATGTTTGGAGTAGACTTACCAAATTTAGTCTTTTGGGGAAAAATATCCCTGAAGAAGTTTTCATCAAAGATTTAAGCGAACCAAAAAAGCTAGAATTTGAAAGAAATGCTTCTTTGGGTGCTTTTGAAATTTCAAAAAGTATTGATTTGATCAAGGTTCAAGAAATTTTAATACCGGAATTAAATCGCTTTAAACATATCAATGCCATAGCTTATAATAAAAATAACGATGAATTTGCGCTTGTAAGCAATGAAATGGCAGTATCCTACACTAAAGATTTTAACACCTCAACGGGTTTTGTTTTATTTGATAAAACCAATGGTAATGATATGAGATATATCGTTGATGCTACTTTCATAGGCAATAAATTTATCATTGGTGCAGCAAATAAAACTTTCACAGGCACGGAAAAAACAAATGCTCCTATTGATGAGATGTTAGAGTGGCAAGCCTTTAAAGAAACTAGCAAAGGTATTTCTCCAGCATTTTTCACCAAAAAGAAAGGAGAATGGTATGAGCCTTCTAGAAAATACATATTAACCATTCGATCCAAACAAAACTATGTGCATTCTTATGCTAGCGATGGTGACTTTATGTATCTTATCACTGTTCCTAATCAATTTAGCAAAAAACTTATTTTATCTTATACAAGCACAAAAGATTACTTACTCAGTGGAGAAAAGATACTTGGCGTTGGAGAAAATTTAAAACTCAAAAAAGGACGCGATATCCATGATTATTATATAGTAGGTGCAGACATCAGTCAAGACAAAATGCTGGCACTTAGCTTACGCTATAGCACGCTGCTTGTTATTGATTATCATAATGCAAAAATCATCGATGCTTATGAAATTAAAAATCTTGACAATCCAAAATCTCTAGCCGTTAAAAATGATACTATATATATTTTAGATCGCACCAACGATCAAAAAGATGTGATTAAAATTTACAAAAATCCTCTATAA
- the uvrA gene encoding excinuclease ABC subunit UvrA encodes MNDTINIIGAKENNLKNINLEIPKNKLIVFTGLSGSGKSTLAFGTLYAEGQRRYIESLSAYARQFLDKVGKPNVDKIEGLTPAIAIDQKTTSKNPRSTVGTITEIYDYLRLLYARVGVQHCHQCGQKISSMSAADIVGEILKLPKGAKIIIYAPLIKEKKGTFADLLENLVAKGYVRAQIDGVLTRLDEDIELAKTKKHTIKLVIDRLEVQDDMLARLASDIEKGLSESFGEVEIEVLNNEELSIPKHFHYSEHNACFDCKISFPLLEPLSFSFNSPKGACPSCDGLGIRYTLDMKKLINEELSLEAGAVKLLYGFNKSYYYKFLMAFCEQNDIRVKIPYNELSEEEKRLVLYGNAKEINFLWKRHRLSRKFEGAVKYAYEMLKDEKDLSEYMSEKICKDCNGHRLRAESLAVKVADKNLGEILDMSIENTTTFFSKEANFAYLSEQERLIAKPIFKEINERLFFLYDVGLGYLSLGRDARTISGGEAQRIRIASQIGSGLSGVMYVLDEPSIGLHERDTAKLIKTLRNLQQKGNTLIVVEHDKMTIEEADFIVDIGPNAGKFGGEVVFSGTYKELLKSKSQTALYMSGKKQIAHQKNREQKDFISLKDVSINNIQNLSVDFPLHNLVAITGVSGSGKSSLILQTLLPFAKEELNRAKKVKKLSGAKIEGLEKLDKVIYLDQSPIGRTPRSNPATYTGAMDEIRNLFAATKEAKMRGYKAGRFSFNVKGGRCEKCSGDGEIKIEMHFLPDVMVTCDVCNGKRYNDATLEIKYKGKSIADVLNMSIIEASEFFTSVPKIKQKLDTLVKVGLDYLTLGQNATTLSGGEAQRIKLAKELSRSDTGKTLYILDEPTTGLHFEDVNKLIVVLQHLVDLGNSVFVIEHNLDVIKNADYIIDMGPEGGVKGGKVIAKGSVEELAKNHKKSGSYTGYYLDLELTKN; translated from the coding sequence ATGAATGATACTATTAATATAATTGGAGCAAAAGAAAATAATCTTAAAAATATCAACTTAGAAATTCCTAAAAATAAACTTATTGTATTTACAGGATTAAGCGGTAGTGGTAAATCGACTTTGGCTTTTGGTACGCTATATGCAGAAGGTCAACGCCGTTATATTGAGAGTTTAAGTGCTTATGCAAGACAGTTTTTAGATAAAGTAGGCAAGCCAAATGTTGATAAAATAGAAGGCCTAACTCCTGCTATTGCCATTGATCAAAAAACAACTTCTAAAAATCCTCGTTCTACTGTTGGGACTATTACTGAAATTTATGACTATTTAAGACTTTTATATGCAAGAGTAGGGGTGCAACATTGTCACCAATGTGGACAAAAAATTTCATCTATGAGTGCAGCAGATATTGTGGGAGAAATTTTAAAACTTCCAAAGGGAGCAAAGATCATCATTTATGCACCATTGATTAAAGAAAAAAAAGGGACTTTTGCAGATCTTTTAGAAAATTTAGTCGCAAAAGGCTATGTTAGAGCGCAAATTGATGGAGTTTTGACACGCCTTGATGAAGATATTGAGCTTGCTAAAACTAAAAAACATACGATAAAGCTTGTGATAGATAGGCTTGAAGTACAAGATGATATGCTAGCAAGACTTGCAAGTGATATAGAAAAAGGACTTAGCGAGAGTTTTGGTGAAGTAGAAATTGAAGTTTTAAATAATGAAGAATTAAGCATACCTAAACATTTTCATTATAGTGAACATAATGCTTGTTTTGATTGCAAAATTTCCTTTCCTTTGCTTGAGCCTTTGAGTTTTTCTTTTAATTCTCCCAAAGGTGCGTGTCCAAGTTGTGATGGTCTTGGTATAAGATATACATTGGATATGAAAAAGCTTATCAATGAAGAATTAAGCTTAGAAGCAGGGGCTGTAAAGCTATTATACGGGTTTAATAAAAGTTATTATTATAAGTTTTTAATGGCTTTTTGTGAGCAAAATGATATCAGGGTAAAAATTCCATATAATGAGTTAAGTGAAGAGGAAAAGCGTTTAGTACTTTATGGTAATGCAAAAGAAATTAACTTTTTATGGAAAAGACATCGTTTAAGCCGTAAATTTGAAGGTGCGGTTAAATATGCTTATGAAATGTTAAAAGATGAAAAAGATCTTAGTGAGTATATGAGTGAAAAAATCTGTAAAGATTGCAATGGTCATCGTTTAAGAGCTGAAAGTTTGGCTGTGAAAGTAGCGGATAAAAATTTAGGTGAAATTTTAGATATGAGTATAGAAAATACCACTACTTTTTTTTCAAAAGAAGCTAACTTTGCGTATTTAAGCGAACAAGAAAGATTGATAGCTAAGCCTATTTTTAAAGAGATTAATGAAAGGTTATTTTTTCTTTATGATGTGGGACTTGGGTACTTATCTTTAGGGCGTGATGCAAGAACCATTAGCGGAGGCGAGGCGCAAAGAATTCGTATAGCATCTCAAATTGGTAGTGGCTTGAGTGGGGTGATGTATGTTTTAGATGAACCAAGCATAGGTTTACATGAGCGAGATACTGCAAAACTTATAAAAACCCTAAGAAATCTTCAACAAAAGGGTAATACTCTAATCGTGGTTGAACATGACAAAATGACCATAGAAGAGGCAGATTTTATCGTAGATATTGGTCCAAATGCTGGTAAATTTGGTGGTGAGGTTGTATTTAGTGGAACTTATAAAGAATTGCTCAAAAGTAAAAGTCAAACCGCACTTTATATGAGTGGTAAAAAACAAATTGCTCATCAAAAAAACAGAGAGCAAAAAGACTTTATTAGTTTAAAAGATGTGAGTATTAATAATATTCAAAATTTAAGCGTAGATTTTCCACTACATAATCTTGTGGCAATTACAGGGGTTTCAGGAAGTGGTAAAAGTTCGCTGATTTTACAAACCTTGCTTCCATTTGCAAAAGAAGAATTAAACCGTGCTAAAAAAGTTAAAAAACTAAGTGGAGCTAAAATAGAAGGACTAGAAAAACTTGATAAGGTAATTTATCTTGATCAAAGTCCTATAGGAAGAACCCCACGTTCAAATCCTGCTACTTATACAGGCGCTATGGATGAAATTCGTAATCTTTTTGCAGCTACCAAAGAAGCTAAAATGCGAGGTTATAAAGCAGGGCGTTTTTCTTTTAATGTTAAAGGCGGGAGATGTGAAAAGTGTAGTGGTGATGGAGAGATTAAAATAGAAATGCACTTTTTACCTGATGTAATGGTAACTTGTGATGTGTGTAATGGCAAAAGATATAATGATGCAACATTAGAGATCAAATACAAAGGCAAAAGCATAGCTGATGTTTTAAATATGAGTATTATTGAAGCAAGTGAATTTTTTACTTCAGTACCAAAGATAAAACAAAAGCTTGATACTTTGGTAAAAGTTGGACTTGATTATCTAACTTTGGGGCAAAATGCGACTACTTTAAGTGGTGGGGAGGCTCAGCGTATTAAGCTAGCCAAAGAGTTAAGCAGAAGTGATACAGGAAAAACTCTTTATATTTTAGATGAGCCTACAACGGGGCTTCATTTTGAAGATGTTAATAAGCTCATTGTGGTTTTGCAACATTTAGTTGATCTTGGAAATAGTGTGTTTGTGATAGAACATAATTTAGATGTGATTAAAAATGCTGATTATATCATCGATATGGGGCCTGAAGGTGGAGTTAAAGGCGGTAAGGTTATAGCTAAAGGTAGTGTAGAAGAGCTTGCTAAAAATCATAAAAAAAGTGGATCTTATACGGGGTATTATTTAGACTTAGAGCTTACTAAGAATTGA
- a CDS encoding DUF4198 domain-containing protein gives MKFSKIALLGFFVASSALAHQFFPMQTDNGYKVGFWADDHWGQYQVDRVFGISAKDSHGKALKAGYDYTNNTIFIDGKASVASMNYDFGYYTFTKDGKHYAQKRSELTDVAGANEITQTRKIYKMGKSIFAWDDGSKKPLGLKLEIIPLQNPLVLHQGDKLKVQVLLDGKPIQGVEFEDQNDDIDHITTNAKGIATLTLTQPKDGLQIIAANVKLPYHLDRYGDTLQLTTTLSFHSK, from the coding sequence ATGAAATTTTCAAAAATTGCACTCTTAGGCTTTTTTGTAGCAAGTTCTGCCCTAGCGCACCAATTTTTTCCCATGCAAACTGACAATGGATACAAAGTAGGATTTTGGGCTGATGATCATTGGGGACAATATCAAGTTGATAGAGTATTTGGGATTAGCGCAAAAGACTCTCATGGCAAAGCCTTAAAAGCAGGTTATGACTATACAAACAATACCATATTCATAGATGGAAAAGCTTCTGTAGCAAGCATGAATTATGATTTTGGATATTACACATTTACAAAAGATGGAAAACACTATGCACAAAAAAGATCTGAACTAACTGATGTTGCAGGTGCAAATGAAATCACACAAACAAGAAAAATTTACAAAATGGGCAAAAGTATTTTTGCTTGGGATGATGGCTCCAAAAAACCTTTAGGTTTAAAACTTGAAATCATTCCTTTGCAAAATCCTTTAGTGCTACACCAAGGAGATAAACTAAAAGTACAAGTATTACTAGATGGAAAACCTATTCAAGGGGTTGAATTTGAAGATCAAAATGACGATATTGATCATATCACTACCAACGCTAAAGGCATAGCCACCCTTACGCTAACTCAGCCCAAAGATGGCCTACAAATCATCGCAGCAAATGTTAAACTGCCTTATCATTTAGATCGATATGGAGATACTTTACAACTCACAACAACGCTTAGTTTCCATTCTAAATAA
- a CDS encoding carbon starvation CstA family protein, translating into MNFTNKILWFFVAIIGAVCFGILALQNGESISAIYLVIAALCIYIIGYRFYGRYIAYKVLQLDQNRATPAVVKNDGCDFVPTNKIVLFGHHFAAIAGAGPLVGPILATQMGYLPSMLWILIGGVLAGAVHDFVVLFISTRRNGKSLGEMIKDELGNFIGAVAMIAIFGIMLIIIAILAMVVVKALAESPWGLFTIAMTIPIAIFMGIYMRFLRPGRVGEASIIGFILLILAIHYGSEIAADPYWAKIFTFDAPTLALIMMAYGFIAAILPVWFLLAPRDYLSTFLKIGVIVVMALAIVFVAPDLQMPKINHQYLDGSGPVFAGAIFPFLFITIACGAISGFHALISSGTTPKMLENETHALAVGYGSMLMESAVAIMALICACILHPGLYFAINAPAATIGVDVVNAAATISSWGFTINPEEISTLTANIGEQSILSRTGGAPTFAVGVALILHELFGGVNLMGFWYHFAILFEALFILTAVDAGTRACRFMAQDILGNVYKPLGNLNSTFAGIFATALSVGGWGYFLYQGAIDPKGGIYSLWPLFGVSNQMLAGMALLLASVILFKMNKAKYTWITLIPATFVLIATLYGGIQKILPYKEGDSIHNAISHVAAVQINNQKIQDLNLNLKLTQTKDEATIEQIKKDIKSASQAKNSNLINAILCVFFMITTLLVILSCIGIFLKIINIPLKESPYIALKKEKM; encoded by the coding sequence ATGAATTTTACCAACAAAATATTATGGTTTTTTGTTGCTATTATTGGTGCTGTATGTTTTGGCATACTAGCACTGCAAAATGGCGAGAGCATTTCGGCTATTTATCTTGTAATTGCTGCTTTGTGTATTTATATCATAGGATATAGATTTTATGGCAGATATATTGCATATAAAGTGTTACAACTAGATCAAAACAGGGCAACACCTGCGGTTGTAAAAAACGATGGATGTGATTTTGTCCCGACTAACAAAATTGTTCTTTTTGGACATCATTTTGCTGCTATTGCTGGAGCTGGACCTTTGGTAGGACCTATACTAGCTACACAAATGGGCTATTTACCTTCCATGCTTTGGATCTTAATAGGCGGGGTTTTAGCTGGTGCGGTTCATGATTTTGTAGTTTTATTTATATCCACACGACGCAATGGAAAATCTTTAGGAGAAATGATCAAAGATGAATTAGGAAATTTCATCGGCGCAGTGGCTATGATCGCTATTTTTGGAATCATGCTGATTATCATTGCGATTTTAGCTATGGTAGTTGTCAAAGCCTTAGCCGAATCTCCTTGGGGTTTATTTACCATTGCAATGACTATTCCTATTGCTATATTTATGGGAATTTACATGAGATTTTTAAGACCTGGTAGAGTTGGCGAGGCTTCTATTATAGGTTTTATACTACTTATACTTGCTATTCATTATGGTAGTGAAATTGCTGCTGATCCTTATTGGGCGAAAATTTTTACTTTTGATGCGCCAACTCTAGCACTTATCATGATGGCTTATGGTTTTATTGCTGCGATTTTACCTGTTTGGTTTTTGCTTGCTCCCAGAGATTATTTATCCACTTTTTTAAAAATTGGTGTTATTGTGGTAATGGCTTTAGCCATAGTATTTGTCGCGCCTGATTTGCAAATGCCAAAAATCAACCACCAATACCTAGATGGCAGTGGGCCTGTATTTGCTGGAGCGATATTTCCATTTTTATTTATCACTATTGCATGTGGAGCAATTAGCGGTTTTCATGCTTTAATATCTAGCGGAACAACTCCTAAAATGCTTGAAAATGAAACTCATGCACTAGCTGTTGGCTATGGCTCTATGCTTATGGAAAGTGCCGTGGCAATCATGGCATTAATTTGTGCTTGTATTTTACACCCTGGACTTTATTTTGCTATAAATGCGCCTGCTGCTACCATAGGTGTAGATGTTGTAAATGCCGCTGCTACCATTTCTAGCTGGGGTTTTACAATAAATCCTGAAGAAATCAGCACTCTTACTGCCAATATAGGCGAACAAAGCATACTCTCAAGAACCGGTGGGGCACCAACTTTTGCCGTAGGAGTTGCACTAATTTTACATGAGCTTTTTGGCGGGGTAAACTTAATGGGATTTTGGTATCACTTTGCCATTTTATTTGAAGCTTTGTTTATCTTGACTGCTGTTGATGCTGGTACAAGAGCATGTAGATTTATGGCACAAGATATCTTAGGCAATGTTTATAAACCTCTAGGAAACCTCAATAGTACTTTTGCAGGGATTTTCGCAACGGCTTTAAGTGTTGGTGGATGGGGTTATTTTCTTTACCAAGGAGCGATAGATCCAAAAGGTGGAATTTACTCTCTATGGCCGCTTTTTGGGGTAAGCAACCAAATGCTTGCAGGCATGGCTTTACTTTTAGCAAGTGTGATTTTATTTAAAATGAACAAAGCTAAATATACTTGGATCACTCTTATACCTGCAACTTTTGTTTTAATCGCCACTCTTTATGGAGGTATTCAAAAAATTCTACCTTATAAAGAAGGTGACTCTATTCATAATGCTATAAGCCATGTAGCAGCTGTACAAATAAATAATCAAAAAATACAAGATTTAAATTTAAATTTAAAACTAACTCAAACCAAAGATGAAGCAACCATAGAACAAATCAAGAAAGATATCAAATCAGCCTCTCAAGCTAAAAATTCAAATCTAATCAACGCGATATTATGCGTATTTTTCATGATCACTACTTTGCTTGTGATACTCTCTTGTATTGGAATTTTCTTAAAAATCATCAATATTCCTTTAAAAGAAAGTCCTTATATCGCACTAAAAAAGGAGAAAATGTGA
- the kcuS gene encoding KCU-star family selenoprotein, producing the protein MIKKLKTWYEKSERFFHPLVGVASYDKYLEHMKENHPNMPCKTRKEFFKDFLEKKYNNALGKC; encoded by the coding sequence GTGATCAAAAAACTCAAAACCTGGTATGAAAAATCTGAAAGATTTTTTCATCCTTTGGTTGGGGTGGCAAGCTATGATAAATATCTTGAACACATGAAAGAAAATCACCCCAACATGCCTTGTAAAACAAGAAAAGAATTTTTCAAAGATTTTCTTGAAAAAAAATACAATAACGCACTAGGAAAATGCTGA
- the serC gene encoding phosphoserine transaminase gives MRVMNFSAGPSNLPDEVLKEAREHLYDYHGKGFSIMEVSHRGKVFEQVHFDAIKMAKELYGVSDDYEVLLMQGGASLQFAMIPMNLYMGGVCEFANTGVWTKKAIKEAEILGVNVKIVANSQESEFDHIPQFQFSDNADYAYICSNNTIYGTQYKSYPKTQSPLIIDASSDFFSKKIDFSNIAMLFGGVQKNAGISGLACAFIRKDMIERSKSKNIPSMLKYSVYAENDSLFNTPATFAIYMFNLEMKWLLSQGGLDKINEQNIQKAKLLYDVIDSSEGFYQGHAKKEDRSLMNVSFNIIRDRNLEPVFVKEAEENGMIGLKGHKILGGIRASIYNSISLEKVERLSEFMKAFAKKYA, from the coding sequence ATGAGAGTGATGAATTTTAGCGCAGGCCCTTCTAATCTACCCGATGAGGTGTTAAAAGAGGCTAGGGAACATTTGTATGATTACCATGGCAAAGGATTTTCTATTATGGAGGTCTCTCACCGTGGTAAGGTTTTTGAGCAAGTGCATTTTGATGCGATTAAAATGGCTAAAGAGCTTTATGGTGTAAGTGATGATTATGAAGTGCTTTTGATGCAAGGTGGAGCTAGTTTACAGTTTGCTATGATTCCTATGAATTTATATATGGGTGGAGTATGTGAATTTGCTAATACGGGAGTGTGGACTAAAAAAGCTATCAAGGAAGCTGAAATTTTAGGAGTGAATGTTAAAATTGTTGCAAATAGTCAAGAAAGTGAATTTGATCATATTCCTCAGTTTCAATTTAGCGATAATGCAGACTATGCTTATATTTGCTCAAATAATACTATCTATGGAACCCAATACAAAAGCTATCCAAAAACCCAAAGCCCTTTGATTATTGATGCTTCTAGTGATTTTTTCTCTAAAAAGATAGACTTTTCCAATATTGCTATGCTTTTTGGTGGGGTGCAAAAAAATGCGGGTATTTCAGGTCTTGCTTGTGCATTTATCCGCAAAGATATGATAGAGCGTAGCAAAAGTAAAAACATACCTAGTATGTTAAAATACAGTGTTTATGCTGAAAATGATTCTTTATTTAATACACCTGCAACTTTTGCTATATATATGTTTAATCTTGAAATGAAATGGCTTTTAAGTCAAGGTGGTTTAGACAAAATTAATGAGCAAAATATACAAAAAGCTAAACTTTTGTATGATGTGATTGATAGTAGCGAGGGTTTTTACCAAGGACATGCTAAAAAAGAAGATAGATCTTTGATGAATGTTAGCTTTAATATTATTCGTGATAGAAATTTAGAGCCAGTTTTTGTAAAAGAGGCTGAAGAAAATGGTATGATTGGTCTTAAAGGACATAAAATTTTAGGTGGAATTCGTGCGAGTATTTATAATTCAATTAGTCTTGAAAAAGTTGAAAGATTAAGTGAATTTATGAAAGCTTTTGCAAAAAAATATGCTTAG